One genomic region from Salvia hispanica cultivar TCC Black 2014 chromosome 2, UniMelb_Shisp_WGS_1.0, whole genome shotgun sequence encodes:
- the LOC125206575 gene encoding dirigent protein 21-like — MMNQIITLFLTLACLSTAAASTGAGTGETTWLKTSCRGNKATTTLHFYVHDPRAGPNATLFTVANASITATSTTGFGRINVFDDKVTVGPDIGSKEVARSQGSTISMDLKVLASSMNLNFFLTSGVFKGSTVTVVGRNQFSLAERELSVVGGTGAFRNARGYAITSSYFNDPVENYSVIEYSIYVTTPRRCSYVSID; from the coding sequence atgatgaaCCAAATTATCACTCTTTTCCTAACACTAGCTTGCCTttccaccgccgccgcctcaACCGGAGCCGGCACCGGGGAAACGACGTGGCTCAAAACCTCGTGCCGGGGAAATAAAGCCACCACGACGCTCCATTTCTACGTCCACGACCCCCGGGCAGGCCCAAATGCGACCTTGTTCACCGTTGCCAACGCCTCCATCACTGCCACTTCCACCACGGGCTTCGGGCGGATCAACGTCTTCGATGACAAGGTCACGGTGGGGCCGGACATCGGGTCCAAAGAGGTGGCTAGATCTCAAGGATCGACCATATCTATGGACCTAAAAGTCTTGGCATCCTCCATGAATCTCAACTTCTTCTTGACCTCGGGAGTGTTCAAGGGGAGCACCGTCACCGTCGTTGGCCGGAACCAGTTTTCGTTGGCGGAGAGGGAGCTTTCGGTGGTCGGAGGCACCGGGGCCTTTCGGAATGCTCGTGGCTATGCGATTACAAGTAGCTATTTTAATGATCCGGTCGAGAACTATAGTGTGATTGAGTATTCGATTTATGTGACAACTCCTAGGAGATGTTCCTATGTCTCGATTGAttaa
- the LOC125204891 gene encoding dirigent protein 11-like, producing MNMNPIIITPLLTLACLVTAGKTKWLKTLFRRNKATTKLHFYVHDLRAGPNATLFTAATASITATSPTAFGRINVFDDKVTVGPDIGSEEMGRAQGTTTSMDLNVLASSMNLNFFLTSGEFKGSTVVVVGRNQFADAERELAVVGGTGAFRNARGYAITSTYSSDLVENSSVIEYTIYVSSD from the coding sequence atgaacATGAACCCAATAATAATCACTCCTCTCCTAACACTAGCTTGCCTTGTCACCGCCGGCAAAACAAAGTGGCTGAAAACCTTATTCCGGCGAAATAAAGCAACCACGAAGCTCCATTTCTACGTCCACGACCTCCGCGCAGGCCCAAATGCGACCTTGTTCACAGCTGCAACCGCCTCCATCACGGCCACCTCCCCCACGGCCTTCGGCCGGATCAACGTTTTCGACGACAAGGTCACGGTGGGGCCGGACATCGGGTCCGAGGAGATGGGAAGAGCTCAAGGAACCACCACATCTATGGACCTAAATGTCTTGGCATCCTCCATGAATCTTAACTTCTTCTTGACCTCGGGAGAATTCAAGGGGAGCACCGTCGTCGTTGTCGGCCGGAACCAGTTTGCTGACGCGGAGAGGGAGCTGGCGGTGGTCGGAGGCACCGGGGCCTTTCGGAATGCTCGTGGCTATGCGATTACGAGTACCTATTCAAGTGATCTGGTGGAGAACTCAAGTGTGATCGAGTATACGATTTATGTCTCGAGTGATTAG